From a single Nostoc sp. MS1 genomic region:
- a CDS encoding GNAT family N-acetyltransferase, with product MENLNYVIHPLTQQDEPFLWQMLYEAAHLAEESNLTVQDAMNHPELLKYVENWGLPGDIGFAATLVNSDVSVGAAWLRLFTKNNQGYGYIDDQTPELAIAVLPEYRNQGIGTKLITHLIAAAKVVHPSISLSSRKSNPALRLYQRLGWQIIPGSETVNRVGGISLKMKLDLAAMQEAITN from the coding sequence GTGGAAAATCTGAACTATGTAATTCATCCACTGACACAACAAGACGAACCTTTTTTGTGGCAGATGCTTTATGAAGCAGCACATCTAGCAGAAGAAAGTAATTTGACGGTGCAGGATGCGATGAATCATCCTGAGTTACTCAAGTATGTAGAAAATTGGGGTTTGCCGGGTGACATAGGTTTTGCTGCTACCTTAGTTAATAGTGATGTATCTGTAGGGGCTGCATGGTTGCGCTTGTTCACCAAAAACAATCAAGGGTATGGTTATATTGATGACCAAACACCCGAACTAGCGATCGCCGTTCTGCCAGAATATAGAAATCAAGGTATAGGAACAAAATTAATTACCCATTTAATTGCAGCCGCTAAAGTTGTTCATCCTTCCATATCGTTAAGTAGCAGAAAATCAAACCCAGCTTTGCGTTTATATCAACGCTTGGGTTGGCAAATCATTCCTGGTAGTGAAACTGTTAACCGAGTAGGTGGTATATCTTTAAAAATGAAATTAGATTTGGCAGCAATGCAAGAAGCTATTACAAATTAA
- a CDS encoding alpha/beta fold hydrolase, translated as MNNFVTPPERQTAMQLNDGRKLAWSEWGPVDGVPVLFCTGAGMSGWLGFGASYLSELGLKLIAIDRPGLGLSTPHPQKTLSSWADDIQEFIQAHHLDNVLAVGFSQGAPFAFTLAGCGLVKAIAIVSGQDELSHPSLKPLLHPDVARIVTAIQQDPVEFERQFAQIATADGLWQLIISMSAECDGLIYQSDIFAQAYQQALQEGFAQGANGYARDLVNALSHWPIKLEDINVPVDLWYGALDTSTVHSPDFGATLALRLPNVSHIVDPQQGGSILWTRARDILAKLKSDVSLT; from the coding sequence ATGAATAACTTTGTCACACCGCCCGAAAGACAAACAGCGATGCAGCTTAACGATGGTCGTAAGTTGGCGTGGTCTGAATGGGGGCCTGTTGATGGAGTTCCCGTTCTGTTTTGTACAGGGGCAGGAATGAGCGGATGGCTGGGTTTTGGTGCTAGCTATCTCTCAGAATTAGGCTTGAAGCTTATTGCCATCGATCGCCCTGGCTTGGGTTTGTCTACTCCTCATCCTCAAAAAACTTTATCCTCTTGGGCAGATGACATACAAGAGTTTATTCAAGCTCATCATCTCGATAATGTTCTCGCCGTTGGTTTTTCTCAAGGCGCACCGTTTGCTTTCACTCTGGCTGGATGCGGACTAGTAAAAGCTATAGCAATTGTGTCAGGACAAGATGAACTTTCCCACCCAAGCTTAAAACCGCTTCTGCATCCTGATGTTGCTAGAATAGTTACCGCTATTCAACAAGATCCTGTAGAGTTCGAGCGGCAATTTGCACAGATAGCTACAGCAGATGGACTGTGGCAGTTAATTATTAGTATGAGTGCAGAATGCGATGGGCTAATATACCAAAGTGATATATTCGCTCAAGCATACCAACAAGCTTTGCAGGAAGGTTTTGCTCAGGGTGCAAACGGATACGCACGCGACCTTGTAAATGCCCTGAGTCACTGGCCGATAAAACTAGAGGATATCAATGTTCCTGTAGATTTGTGGTATGGTGCTTTAGATACCAGTACGGTTCACTCCCCTGATTTTGGTGCAACCTTGGCGTTACGCCTACCCAATGTTTCACATATTGTAGATCCTCAACAAGGGGGTTCAATTCTTTGGACGAGGGCTAGAGATATTCTTGCCAAACTGAAGTCTGATGTTTCTCTTACTTGA
- a CDS encoding PhoP regulatory network YrbL family protein yields the protein MNTSLPQPFQASIYQTLLPSLQIRSVNPRDPIEVCYVPQPWQLLGRGNYAAVFYHPDYPNYVVKIYAPRRPGYEEEVEVYRRLGSHPAFSECLYAKDGFLVLKRLYGTTLYDCMHLGLPIPQQVIRDIDEALNYAKKQGLYPHDVHGRNVMMHEGRGLVVDVSDFLHQESCSKWVNLKRAYYWFYLPVLRPLRLRVPYSALDGVRKSYRFITNCIHLLNQLVLKVNFFKYLKL from the coding sequence ATGAACACATCATTGCCACAACCTTTTCAAGCAAGTATTTATCAAACACTCCTACCTAGTTTACAAATTAGAAGTGTCAATCCCCGTGATCCAATTGAAGTTTGCTATGTTCCCCAGCCTTGGCAGCTACTAGGTAGAGGAAATTATGCAGCAGTATTCTATCATCCTGATTACCCTAACTATGTAGTAAAAATTTATGCTCCTAGACGACCAGGCTATGAAGAAGAAGTAGAAGTCTACCGCCGTCTAGGTTCTCATCCAGCATTTTCTGAGTGTTTGTATGCTAAAGATGGCTTTTTGGTTTTGAAGCGGCTTTATGGAACCACACTTTACGATTGTATGCACTTAGGTTTACCAATTCCTCAGCAAGTAATACGGGATATTGATGAAGCCCTGAACTACGCCAAAAAGCAAGGACTCTATCCCCATGATGTCCACGGACGTAATGTGATGATGCACGAAGGACGAGGATTGGTTGTAGACGTTTCCGATTTTCTGCACCAAGAATCTTGTTCAAAATGGGTCAACCTCAAAAGGGCTTATTACTGGTTTTATCTCCCTGTGTTACGCCCTCTGCGATTACGTGTACCATACTCGGCTTTAGATGGAGTGCGCAAATCTTATCGTTTCATAACTAATTGCATACACTTGTTGAATCAACTAGTCTTAAAAGTAAACTTTTTCAAATATTTAAAGCTTTAG
- a CDS encoding ABC transporter permease: MTTTRSVSLAGWRLLQRFGKLLSSQGVLIILLSLAVFASFRYETFLTPLNLMNIMRQNSMLALVALGMTVVILSEGIDLSVGSLAALGGVVAAMLAGQGSFVAIACGIASTALLGAVNGLLVSRARLQPFVVTLFTASAARGLALSLTQERSIAISSTASGLVWLGRGFISWFPVPVLIVALLYFATWFILYRSRLGLHIFAIGNNEEASRLMGVNPNRVKLVVYTFSGLLSGLAGVVLAGRLGAAQPVAGFGWETDAIAATVMGGTFLSGGQGSVFPTLIGVLLLGMMYNLLNLEGTITPWWQLVLRGALLLLVVLFQKRIAQKR, translated from the coding sequence ATGACTACTACTAGGTCTGTCTCACTTGCGGGTTGGCGGTTGTTGCAGCGTTTTGGCAAGCTTCTTAGCTCCCAAGGTGTGCTAATCATTCTTCTGAGTTTGGCTGTGTTTGCATCGTTTCGTTATGAAACCTTCCTCACACCGCTCAATCTAATGAACATCATGCGCCAAAACAGTATGCTGGCATTGGTAGCGCTGGGTATGACTGTGGTGATTCTCAGCGAGGGAATTGATTTGTCTGTAGGTTCGCTGGCGGCTTTGGGTGGTGTAGTTGCGGCCATGTTGGCTGGACAAGGAAGCTTTGTAGCGATCGCCTGCGGCATTGCCAGCACTGCGCTACTGGGAGCGGTCAATGGTCTTTTGGTGTCCCGCGCACGGCTGCAACCATTTGTTGTCACGTTATTTACTGCTAGTGCGGCCAGAGGACTAGCGTTAAGCCTTACTCAAGAGAGGTCGATTGCTATATCCTCGACCGCATCGGGGTTGGTGTGGCTCGGCAGGGGCTTTATAAGTTGGTTTCCTGTCCCAGTGCTGATAGTTGCACTTTTATATTTTGCCACTTGGTTTATACTGTACAGAAGCCGCTTAGGTCTGCACATATTCGCTATTGGTAATAATGAGGAAGCTTCTCGACTTATGGGGGTGAACCCAAACCGAGTGAAACTGGTAGTTTACACATTTAGCGGGTTGCTGTCGGGATTGGCTGGTGTGGTGCTGGCAGGTCGTTTAGGGGCGGCTCAACCCGTGGCTGGCTTTGGTTGGGAAACAGATGCGATCGCTGCCACTGTTATGGGTGGAACATTTCTCTCAGGAGGTCAGGGTAGTGTATTCCCGACGCTCATCGGTGTACTCTTACTAGGAATGATGTACAATCTCTTAAATCTTGAGGGAACTATTACCCCTTGGTGGCAGCTTGTGCTTCGTGGTGCATTATTACTTCTGGTTGTACTCTTTCAAAAACGTATCGCACAGAAGCGTTAA
- a CDS encoding quercetin 2,3-dioxygenase translates to MTLAHGILSYSGEGDSYSVAGDVVTVKANSEQTNGKYALFEVVVAPQAGPPPHIHSREDEAFYIQEGSIEFSLDDQTIVATPGTFLNSPKGQLHSFRNIGSVPAKMLILIAPGGLEKFFARVGVKVENSSASPLPITQEVIDRILAIAPEYGIRIVLPETDV, encoded by the coding sequence ATGACATTAGCGCATGGTATTTTATCATACTCAGGTGAAGGTGATTCTTATTCTGTAGCTGGTGATGTAGTCACTGTTAAAGCTAATAGTGAACAAACGAATGGCAAGTATGCACTGTTTGAAGTAGTAGTTGCTCCACAGGCAGGGCCTCCTCCTCATATTCATAGCCGAGAGGATGAAGCATTCTATATTCAAGAAGGCTCAATCGAGTTTAGTCTAGATGACCAAACAATTGTGGCTACCCCTGGAACATTTTTAAATTCTCCTAAAGGTCAACTGCATAGTTTTAGAAATATTGGTTCAGTACCAGCTAAAATGCTCATACTGATTGCGCCAGGCGGACTAGAAAAATTTTTCGCTAGAGTGGGCGTAAAAGTAGAAAACTCATCAGCTTCTCCGTTACCTATAACTCAGGAAGTGATTGACAGAATATTAGCAATAGCTCCTGAGTATGGCATTAGAATTGTTTTACCTGAAACTGATGTTTAA
- a CDS encoding peptidoglycan-binding domain-containing protein → MQQGDSGLRVKQLQQQLTDIGLYTDAVDGHFSEQVRTAVISFQTSKGLQADGIVGIKTWVTLLWI, encoded by the coding sequence TTGCAACAAGGTGATTCTGGATTAAGAGTCAAGCAATTACAACAGCAACTTACAGATATTGGGTTATATACTGATGCTGTTGATGGGCATTTCTCTGAGCAAGTTAGAACGGCCGTTATTAGTTTTCAAACATCCAAAGGTTTGCAAGCAGATGGGATTGTTGGGATAAAAACTTGGGTAACTTTATTGTGGATTTAG
- a CDS encoding IS630 family transposase (programmed frameshift), producing the protein MGSRLRVFLTPKQDKILFNLRTADVPQKVKDRAEVIRLSAHGWYVEKIADHFDWTAQTVREVLHRWEKQGLEGLWEKAGRGGKSRWAEADMAFLEKCLEQEPRTYNSVQLAQKLEQERSVKLSPDWLRQVLKKGVIWKRTRKSHKGKQDKVLQQIKQADLEMLELSAAAGEIDLKYMDESGFCAWSEPSYSYYFRGQQKRLEQSKRRGRRLSIIGFLQPLISFVYGLVIGGVSRKSYIQMMELEALEAQKAGRIRVIVQDNGPIHRCKEVQQLWTKWEEMGLYIFFLPKYCSEMNPIELEWQHLKKNELASQSFEDELDLAYAVIDGVQNRGEKGNYSTQRVKFNSYSSA; encoded by the exons ATGGGCAGCCGTTTAAGGGTATTTCTGACTCCTAAGCAAGATAAAATTTTGTTCAACCTGAGAACGGCAGATGTACCCCAGAAAGTGAAAGACCGAGCCGAAGTGATCAGATTAAGCGCACATGGTTGGTACGTAGAGAAGATAGCAGATCACTTTGACTGGACTGCCCAAACAGTAAGAGAAGTTTTGCATAGATGGGAAAAACAAGGTCTAGAAGGACTGTGGGAGAAAGCAGGGCGGGGAGGAAAATCAAGGTGGGCAGAAGCTGACATGGCGTTCTTAGAAAAATGCTTGGAGCAAGAACCACGTACATATAATAGTGTTCAATTAGCCCAAAAATTAGAGCAAGAACGCTCCGTGAAATTGAGTCCTGACTGGTTAAGGCAGGTACTC AAAAAGGGGGTCATTTGGAAGCGAACTAGAAAAAGCCACAAAGGAAAGCAAGACAAAGTATTGCAGCAAATCAAACAGGCAGACTTAGAGATGTTGGAATTATCTGCTGCTGCTGGAGAAATCGATTTAAAGTATATGGATGAATCAGGGTTTTGTGCCTGGAGTGAACCCAGTTACAGTTACTACTTCCGAGGTCAGCAAAAACGCCTGGAGCAGAGTAAGCGTCGGGGTCGAAGGTTAAGTATTATTGGGTTTCTTCAACCCCTAATTAGTTTTGTGTACGGTCTAGTGATTGGTGGCGTTTCACGCAAATCCTATATTCAAATGATGGAGCTTGAAGCACTTGAAGCCCAAAAAGCAGGTCGTATCAGAGTCATCGTTCAGGACAACGGCCCGATACATCGGTGCAAAGAAGTTCAGCAATTATGGACAAAGTGGGAAGAGATGGGTTTGTACATCTTCTTTTTACCTAAATATTGCTCAGAGATGAATCCAATTGAATTGGAGTGGCAACACCTGAAAAAAAATGAACTAGCTTCTCAAAGTTTTGAGGATGAATTAGACCTTGCCTATGCTGTCATTGATGGAGTTCAAAATAGAGGAGAAAAGGGAAACTACAGTACGCAACGTGTAAAATTTAACTCTTATTCTTCTGCTTAA
- a CDS encoding GH25 family lysozyme: MFGIDVAGQDGKVDWTAVRNSGKTFAFVKATEGVTVKDPAFAHNWQNMKAAGVIRGAYHFFHPHTSDPVKQAHEFLNTVGNLETGDLPPVLDIEINDGVDRKTVINAAKQWLTEVENELKQQTGKIIKPIIYTYPGFWEELGNPSDFAAYQLWIAHYTTQSPKIPSPWQGDYLIHQFQENVPGVPGVK, encoded by the coding sequence ATGTTTGGTATTGATGTAGCGGGCCAAGACGGCAAAGTAGATTGGACAGCAGTCAGAAATTCTGGTAAGACTTTTGCCTTTGTCAAAGCGACAGAAGGTGTTACTGTCAAAGACCCTGCATTTGCTCATAACTGGCAAAATATGAAAGCTGCTGGTGTTATTCGCGGGGCCTATCATTTCTTTCACCCACATACATCTGACCCTGTTAAACAAGCACATGAATTTTTAAACACTGTGGGTAATTTGGAAACTGGAGACTTGCCACCAGTGTTAGATATAGAGATAAATGATGGAGTAGATCGAAAAACTGTAATTAATGCAGCGAAGCAATGGTTAACAGAAGTAGAAAATGAACTAAAACAACAGACAGGGAAAATAATCAAACCCATTATTTATACATACCCTGGCTTTTGGGAAGAACTTGGTAATCCTTCTGATTTTGCTGCTTACCAACTATGGATTGCACATTACACAACTCAGTCTCCAAAAATTCCTAGCCCTTGGCAAGGAGATTATCTTATCCATCAATTTCAAGAGAATGTACCTGGCGTACCTGGTGTTAAGTAA
- the glgX gene encoding glycogen debranching protein GlgX: protein MYVAVWPGNVYPLGATWDGKGTNFALFSENATGVELCLFDSHGHENRVPLTEKNNFVWHAYLPGVGPGQRYGFRVHGAWVPEVGHRFNANKLLIDPYAKAIEGEIHDHPAIFSYCLDAPETDLTFSDLDSAQMMPKCIVIDESFDWGDDTLLRRPWHETIIYETHVRGFTQLHPDIPEQLRGTYAGLAHPAAIQYLQQLGITAVELMPVHHFLSRPGFLVDKGLKNYWGYDSINYFTPYSGYSASGTLGQQVTEFKQMVKDLHSAGIEVILDVVYNHTGEGNHLGPSLSLRGIDNSVYYRLVRDDPRYYMDFTGCGNSLNVRHSQVLKLIMDSLRYWVIEMHVDGFRFDLASALARELYEVDNLAAFFDIIHQDPVLADVKLIAEPWDLGEGGYQVGNFPLRWSEWNGRYRDTVRDFWRGEDDSLGQFAYCFTGSPDLYQTNGRNPHASINFITAHDGFTLNDLVSYNQKHNEANGEDNRDGESHNRSWNCGMEGETDDLEVVRLRDRQRRNLLATLMLSQGVPMLLAGDEVGRSQKGNNNVYCQDNEISWLDWSLQNSNAELLNFTRELIYFRHQHPVFRRRKWFQGRPIHGFGISDIGWFNADGTEMTEKQWLVSYAKVMQIFLNGEGIITPGSRGERIIDESFLLLFNAHYEMIDFTLPNVFQDREWEMVINTNEARFIEPGKFILSEQSIPVTERSIIVLRRLT, encoded by the coding sequence ATGTATGTAGCTGTCTGGCCAGGGAATGTATATCCTTTAGGCGCAACTTGGGATGGAAAAGGCACAAATTTTGCTTTGTTTTCAGAGAATGCTACAGGTGTAGAACTTTGTTTATTTGATAGTCATGGTCATGAAAACCGCGTACCTTTAACAGAAAAAAACAACTTTGTTTGGCACGCTTATCTACCAGGAGTAGGCCCAGGACAGCGTTACGGGTTTAGGGTTCATGGAGCTTGGGTTCCTGAAGTTGGTCATCGTTTTAACGCTAATAAACTACTAATTGACCCCTATGCCAAAGCTATTGAAGGTGAAATTCACGATCACCCAGCTATTTTCAGCTATTGTTTAGATGCCCCAGAAACAGACCTGACTTTTTCCGATTTAGATAGCGCTCAAATGATGCCCAAGTGTATTGTTATCGATGAATCCTTTGATTGGGGAGATGACACACTACTGCGTAGACCGTGGCACGAAACCATTATTTACGAAACTCACGTTAGAGGCTTTACTCAGCTACACCCAGACATTCCTGAACAGCTACGCGGTACTTATGCCGGACTGGCTCATCCTGCGGCAATTCAATATCTGCAACAACTAGGAATAACGGCTGTAGAATTGATGCCTGTACATCACTTTTTATCCCGCCCCGGTTTTTTAGTTGATAAAGGACTCAAAAATTATTGGGGTTACGATTCCATCAATTATTTCACTCCCTACTCTGGTTATAGTGCTAGTGGTACTCTAGGGCAGCAAGTAACCGAGTTCAAGCAGATGGTCAAGGATTTACACTCTGCTGGAATTGAGGTGATTTTAGATGTCGTCTACAACCATACTGGTGAAGGCAATCATTTAGGCCCCTCACTATCGCTACGAGGTATTGACAATAGCGTGTACTACCGCTTAGTCAGAGATGATCCTCGCTACTACATGGACTTTACTGGTTGTGGTAATTCTCTGAACGTGCGTCATTCCCAAGTTCTCAAATTAATTATGGATAGCCTGCGCTATTGGGTAATAGAGATGCACGTTGATGGTTTTCGCTTTGATTTGGCTTCAGCATTAGCGCGAGAACTGTATGAAGTAGATAACTTAGCCGCTTTCTTTGATATTATTCATCAAGACCCAGTATTAGCAGATGTCAAGCTGATTGCTGAACCTTGGGACTTGGGAGAAGGCGGCTATCAGGTAGGTAATTTTCCCTTACGCTGGTCTGAGTGGAATGGCAGATATCGTGATACTGTGCGCGATTTTTGGCGTGGTGAAGATGATAGCCTGGGACAATTTGCTTACTGTTTTACTGGTAGTCCTGATCTGTATCAAACTAACGGACGCAATCCCCATGCCAGTATTAATTTTATCACTGCCCACGATGGTTTTACTCTCAACGATTTGGTCAGTTACAACCAAAAGCATAACGAGGCGAACGGCGAAGATAACCGAGATGGAGAAAGCCACAACAGGTCTTGGAATTGTGGTATGGAAGGGGAAACTGATGACTTAGAGGTAGTTCGCTTGCGCGATCGCCAGCGACGCAACTTATTGGCAACTCTGATGCTGTCTCAAGGTGTTCCCATGCTCTTAGCCGGGGATGAAGTTGGGCGTTCTCAGAAGGGTAACAATAACGTATACTGCCAAGACAATGAAATTTCCTGGCTTGACTGGAGTTTACAAAATTCCAATGCCGAACTCTTAAACTTTACTCGTGAACTCATCTATTTTCGTCATCAGCATCCAGTATTTAGACGGCGAAAGTGGTTTCAAGGTAGACCAATTCATGGTTTCGGCATCAGTGATATTGGTTGGTTCAATGCTGATGGTACGGAAATGACCGAAAAGCAGTGGCTAGTTAGTTATGCCAAGGTCATGCAAATTTTCTTGAATGGCGAGGGTATTATCACTCCAGGTTCCCGTGGCGAACGTATTATTGATGAAAGTTTTTTGCTCTTGTTTAACGCTCACTACGAGATGATTGACTTTACCTTACCCAATGTTTTCCAAGATAGAGAATGGGAAATGGTGATTAATACTAACGAAGCTCGATTTATTGAACCAGGAAAATTTATTCTAAGTGAGCAAAGCATACCAGTGACAGAGCGCTCAATTATAGTTTTGCGCCGTCTCACTTAA
- the rpaB gene encoding response regulator transcription factor RpaB, translating into MESSAEKILVVDDEASIRRILETRLLMIGYDVVTASDGEEALTTFRASSPDLVVLDVMMPKLDGYGVCQELRKESDVPIIMLTALSDVADRITGLELGADDYIAKPFSPKELESRIRSILRRRSRKTTSDGIPDSGIIEIDNLKIYTNKRQVYRGNERIRLTGLEYSLLELLVSHNGKSFSRGEILQQIWGYGAEQHADTRVVDVHISRLRSKLETDPNNPEFILTTRGTGYLFQRITQSENEL; encoded by the coding sequence TTGGAAAGTAGTGCAGAAAAAATTCTGGTGGTAGACGACGAAGCAAGCATTCGCCGGATTTTAGAGACGCGGCTTTTAATGATTGGCTACGATGTAGTAACAGCCTCTGATGGGGAAGAAGCGTTAACAACTTTTCGTGCTTCTTCTCCAGACTTAGTAGTTCTTGATGTCATGATGCCTAAATTAGACGGCTACGGTGTTTGTCAGGAATTACGTAAAGAATCGGATGTGCCGATTATCATGCTTACAGCCTTGTCAGACGTTGCAGACAGGATCACAGGTTTGGAATTAGGAGCAGATGATTACATTGCCAAACCCTTTTCTCCAAAAGAATTAGAGTCAAGGATTCGCTCAATATTGAGGCGACGCTCTAGAAAGACAACTAGTGACGGGATTCCCGACTCAGGCATAATCGAAATAGACAATCTCAAAATTTACACGAATAAACGACAAGTTTACAGAGGTAATGAACGCATTAGACTCACAGGATTAGAGTACAGCCTGTTAGAGTTACTGGTGAGTCACAATGGAAAATCATTTTCCCGTGGAGAGATTTTACAGCAGATATGGGGATACGGCGCAGAACAACATGCGGATACTCGTGTCGTGGATGTGCATATATCCAGATTACGCTCGAAGTTAGAAACTGACCCCAATAATCCAGAATTTATTTTGACAACCAGAGGTACTGGCTATCTTTTCCAAAGAATTACTCAATCAGAAAATGAGCTATGA
- a CDS encoding IS982 family transposase, with product MSTIVSRLDITQVFCDVDDFCKQWEQLWQVIPQLPSITGERRSRSRMSISEVMTIVIAFHGSGYRTFKEFYTLHVLPGWRGAFPNLVSYNRFVELMPWCLMLLCCFLHTRTGEITGISFIDSTPINVCHNCRAHAHKVFKGLVNWGKNSVGWHFGFKLHLIINDQGELLAFKLTSANVDDRKPVPEMTEDLIGKLFGDRGYVSQKLFEELYERGLELITKSKKNMKNRLVKLLDKILLRKRAVIESVNDHLKNICQIEHSRHRSPLNFLVNLMAGLAAYTYLPKKPSIDIYPKDLPALPPAIF from the coding sequence ATGTCTACTATTGTATCTCGCCTCGATATTACACAAGTATTCTGTGATGTAGATGATTTCTGTAAACAGTGGGAACAGTTATGGCAAGTGATCCCACAGCTACCATCGATAACAGGAGAACGTCGTAGTCGCTCAAGGATGAGCATATCGGAAGTGATGACAATAGTCATTGCCTTTCATGGTAGTGGATATCGAACATTTAAGGAATTTTATACATTGCACGTACTACCTGGTTGGCGTGGGGCATTTCCCAACTTGGTGAGCTACAACAGATTTGTAGAATTGATGCCGTGGTGCTTAATGCTGTTGTGCTGCTTTTTGCATACAAGGACAGGAGAAATTACGGGAATTAGTTTTATTGATTCAACGCCTATTAATGTGTGCCATAATTGCCGCGCCCATGCACATAAAGTATTTAAAGGATTAGTAAATTGGGGCAAAAACTCGGTCGGTTGGCACTTCGGATTCAAACTTCATTTGATAATTAATGACCAAGGTGAATTGTTGGCATTTAAATTAACTTCTGCCAACGTAGATGACCGCAAGCCAGTGCCAGAAATGACTGAGGATTTGATTGGCAAACTGTTTGGTGACCGAGGATATGTTTCACAAAAATTATTTGAAGAGTTATACGAACGAGGTTTAGAGCTAATTACTAAATCCAAGAAAAACATGAAAAATCGCTTGGTCAAGTTGCTTGATAAAATTTTGTTACGTAAACGAGCAGTCATTGAATCAGTGAATGACCATCTCAAAAATATTTGTCAAATAGAACACTCTCGACATCGTAGTCCACTTAACTTTTTGGTTAATTTAATGGCAGGCTTGGCAGCTTATACTTATTTGCCTAAAAAACCATCTATTGATATTTATCCAAAAGACTTGCCTGCTCTACCTCCTGCCATTTTTTAG
- a CDS encoding SDR family NAD(P)-dependent oxidoreductase, whose product MNNSLTRPLAVVTGASNGIGYELAKQFAQNGFDLLVTATGSSINQVVGAFKELGISKVT is encoded by the coding sequence ATGAATAATTCACTTACCCGTCCCTTGGCTGTTGTCACGGGAGCATCTAATGGTATTGGCTACGAACTCGCTAAACAGTTTGCGCAAAATGGCTTTGATTTGCTCGTCACTGCTACCGGATCTAGCATCAATCAAGTGGTTGGAGCTTTTAAGGAGCTAGGAATCAGTAAGGTAACGTGA
- a CDS encoding AI-2E family transporter: MQSVRQLPRWLTLGLAFPIATLNGWLLLQVVQYFQPLVNVIAAAVLLAFVLDYPIQFFQERGVKRNLAIGGVLLLAVVILVGLGLTLVPLIIQQINELVNILPYWVDSGGQQLDAFQKWAATQQLPVNLSGLVTQILERVSSQLQSVTGRILGLAFDTIGVVVNVLLTVVLTIYLVLNGDRLWDGLYQWFPTHIGSKVRQILREDFHNYFIGQATLGAVLGLTITLAFLALRVPLALLFGLAIGLFSLFPFGTGIGIAIVSLLVALQNFWLGVEVLGVAVAIDQVNSNFVAPRILGNLTGLNPVWVVISLLLGAKLGGVLGLLIAIPTASFIKDIADSWRSGELNEINNLDLAATKVEIDIDGTSIEILANKE; this comes from the coding sequence ATGCAATCAGTAAGACAATTGCCCAGATGGTTAACTTTAGGCTTGGCGTTTCCTATCGCCACTCTTAATGGTTGGCTATTGCTTCAGGTAGTGCAGTATTTCCAACCTTTAGTAAATGTTATTGCGGCGGCTGTGCTGTTGGCTTTTGTTTTGGACTACCCAATTCAATTTTTCCAGGAAAGGGGAGTGAAGCGTAACCTGGCTATTGGGGGAGTATTACTGTTAGCTGTGGTGATTTTAGTCGGGTTAGGTCTGACTTTAGTGCCATTAATTATACAACAGATTAACGAGTTGGTGAATATTCTGCCTTATTGGGTGGATTCTGGAGGTCAACAGCTTGATGCTTTCCAAAAGTGGGCGGCTACCCAACAGTTACCTGTAAACTTAAGTGGGTTAGTGACGCAAATTTTGGAGAGGGTTTCTAGTCAGTTGCAGTCGGTAACTGGGAGAATTTTGGGTTTGGCTTTTGATACTATCGGTGTTGTCGTCAATGTGCTGCTGACAGTGGTGTTGACTATCTACTTGGTATTAAATGGCGATCGCTTATGGGATGGTCTTTACCAATGGTTCCCCACGCATATAGGTTCTAAGGTACGGCAAATACTGCGCGAGGATTTTCACAATTATTTCATCGGTCAAGCCACCTTGGGGGCTGTACTAGGATTGACTATTACATTGGCATTTTTAGCCCTGCGTGTTCCTTTGGCTTTACTGTTTGGTTTAGCAATTGGTTTATTTTCTCTATTTCCCTTTGGTACAGGTATCGGTATTGCTATAGTCAGTCTTTTGGTGGCATTACAAAACTTTTGGTTAGGTGTAGAAGTTTTGGGTGTAGCTGTTGCCATTGACCAAGTAAATTCTAACTTTGTAGCTCCACGTATTTTAGGTAATTTAACAGGTCTAAATCCCGTTTGGGTCGTGATTTCTTTATTATTAGGTGCTAAGTTGGGAGGTGTTTTAGGTTTATTAATTGCTATCCCCACAGCCAGCTTTATTAAGGACATAGCTGATAGTTGGCGGTCTGGGGAATTAAATGAAATAAATAATCTAGATTTAGCAGCAACAAAAGTAGAAATTGATATTGATGGTACTTCAATAGAAATATTAGCAAACAAAGAATAA